In a single window of the Hippocampus zosterae strain Florida chromosome 6, ASM2543408v3, whole genome shotgun sequence genome:
- the nr6a1a gene encoding nuclear receptor subfamily 6 group A member 1-A isoform X3 — protein sequence MDTWEDDPAEQRTCLICGDRATGLHYGIISCEGCKGFFKRSICNKRVYRCSRDKNCEMSRKQRNRCQYCRLLKCLQMGMNRKAIREDGMPGGRNKSIGPVQITEEEIERIMSGQEFKEDAPEHTWGNNGDSDHSSPSNGASEGNQPSPASTLSSNRSIEMNGYTAALRDQYINTSMSTHYQLLPHLFSYAAQSGLLAPQPRSLYPQSHPLVLQLVAAEDLAPLTTPMLIEDGYKVTQVELFALLCRLADELLFRQISWIKKLPFFCELSIEDYTCLLSSTWQELILLSCLTIYSAQIFGDLANVTAKYTPSDDELQGFSEDGMEVMERLIYLFRKFHQLKISNEEYACMKAINFLNQDIRGLSNISQLEQLNKRYWYVCQDYTEYKYPHQPKRFPEIMMCLPEIRCIAGKLVNVPLEQLPLLFKAVLHSCKSSLTSYRTGPSPCVTTSSGN from the exons ATGATCCAGCTGAGCAACGGACTTGCCTTATCTGCGGAGATCGAGCCACAGGCCTACACTATGGCATCATTTCCTGTGAAGGCTGCAAGGGTTTCTTCAAGCGCAGCATTTGCAACAAGCGCGTGTACCGATGCAGTAGGGACAAGAACTGTGAGATGTCACGCAAGCAACGCAACCGCTGCCAGTATTGCCGCCTACTCAAGTGTCTGCAAATGGGGATGAACCGCAAAG CAATCAGAGAGGATGGCATGCCAGGAGGGAGGAACAAAAGCATTGGGCCAGTTCAG ATCACGGAGGAGGAGATTGAGCGTATCATGTCAGGCCAGGAATTCAAGGAGGACGCCCCAGAGCACACATGGGGCAACAATGGCGACAGCGACCACAGCTCTCCCAGCAACGGAGCTTCTGAGGGCAACCAGCCTTCACCTGCCTCCACACTGTCTTCCAA TCGCTCCATCGAGATGAACGGCTACACAGCAGCCCTCAGAGATCAGTACATCAACACCTCCATGTCAACACACTACCAGCTTCTGCCACACCTCTTCAGTTATGCTGCCCAGTCTGGTCTGCTGGCCCCCCAGCCCCGCAGCCTTTACCCGCAGTCCCATCCATTAGTGCTGCAGCTGGTGGCGGCTGAAGACCTGGCCCCACTGACCACCCCTATGCTGATAGAAGATGG CTACAAGGTAACACAGGTGGAGCTGTTTGCCTTGCTGTGTCGCCTGGCAGATGAGCTGCTCTTCCGTCAGATCTCATGGATCAAGAAGTTGCCTTTCTTTTGCGAGCTCTCCATCGAGGACTACACCTGCCTGCTCAGCTCCACTTGGCAGGAGCTCATCCTGCTCTCCTGTCTCACAATATACAGCGCCCAGATCTTCGGGGACCTGGCCAATGTCACGGCCAAGTACACGCCATCTGACGACGAGCTGCAGGG TTTCAGTGAGGACGGCATGGAGGTGATGGAGAGGCTGATCTATCTCTTTCGCAAATTCCACCAGTTGAAGATCAGCAATGAGGAGTATGCCTGCATGAAAGCAATCAACTTCCTAAACCAAG ATATCAGAGGACTTTCAAACATCTCTCAGCTAGAGCAGCTGAACAAGCGCTACTGGTATGTGTGCCAGGACTACACCGAGTATAAGTACCCGCACCAGCCCAAACGCTTTCCTGAGATCATGATGTGTCTACCAGAGATCCGCTGCATCGCAG GGAAGCTGGTCAATGTTCCTCTGGAGCAGCTCCCCCTCTTGTTCAAGGCAGTCTTGCACTCCTGCAAATCCAGTCTGACCAGCTACAGGACCGGCCCGTCACCCTGCGTGACCACCTCCTCTGGAAATTAG
- the nr6a1a gene encoding nuclear receptor subfamily 6 group A member 1-A isoform X2, with protein sequence MEIDKRTNGFDYPERNNAKPVNGFYGDHSLEPENNDSMDDPAEQRTCLICGDRATGLHYGIISCEGCKGFFKRSICNKRVYRCSRDKNCEMSRKQRNRCQYCRLLKCLQMGMNRKAIREDGMPGGRNKSIGPVQITEEEIERIMSGQEFKEDAPEHTWGNNGDSDHSSPSNGASEGNQPSPASTLSSNRSIEMNGYTAALRDQYINTSMSTHYQLLPHLFSYAAQSGLLAPQPRSLYPQSHPLVLQLVAAEDLAPLTTPMLIEDGYKVTQVELFALLCRLADELLFRQISWIKKLPFFCELSIEDYTCLLSSTWQELILLSCLTIYSAQIFGDLANVTAKYTPSDDELQGEDGMEVMERLIYLFRKFHQLKISNEEYACMKAINFLNQDIRGLSNISQLEQLNKRYWYVCQDYTEYKYPHQPKRFPEIMMCLPEIRCIAGKLVNVPLEQLPLLFKAVLHSCKSSLTSYRTGPSPCVTTSSGN encoded by the exons ATGATCCAGCTGAGCAACGGACTTGCCTTATCTGCGGAGATCGAGCCACAGGCCTACACTATGGCATCATTTCCTGTGAAGGCTGCAAGGGTTTCTTCAAGCGCAGCATTTGCAACAAGCGCGTGTACCGATGCAGTAGGGACAAGAACTGTGAGATGTCACGCAAGCAACGCAACCGCTGCCAGTATTGCCGCCTACTCAAGTGTCTGCAAATGGGGATGAACCGCAAAG CAATCAGAGAGGATGGCATGCCAGGAGGGAGGAACAAAAGCATTGGGCCAGTTCAG ATCACGGAGGAGGAGATTGAGCGTATCATGTCAGGCCAGGAATTCAAGGAGGACGCCCCAGAGCACACATGGGGCAACAATGGCGACAGCGACCACAGCTCTCCCAGCAACGGAGCTTCTGAGGGCAACCAGCCTTCACCTGCCTCCACACTGTCTTCCAA TCGCTCCATCGAGATGAACGGCTACACAGCAGCCCTCAGAGATCAGTACATCAACACCTCCATGTCAACACACTACCAGCTTCTGCCACACCTCTTCAGTTATGCTGCCCAGTCTGGTCTGCTGGCCCCCCAGCCCCGCAGCCTTTACCCGCAGTCCCATCCATTAGTGCTGCAGCTGGTGGCGGCTGAAGACCTGGCCCCACTGACCACCCCTATGCTGATAGAAGATGG CTACAAGGTAACACAGGTGGAGCTGTTTGCCTTGCTGTGTCGCCTGGCAGATGAGCTGCTCTTCCGTCAGATCTCATGGATCAAGAAGTTGCCTTTCTTTTGCGAGCTCTCCATCGAGGACTACACCTGCCTGCTCAGCTCCACTTGGCAGGAGCTCATCCTGCTCTCCTGTCTCACAATATACAGCGCCCAGATCTTCGGGGACCTGGCCAATGTCACGGCCAAGTACACGCCATCTGACGACGAGCTGCAGGG TGAGGACGGCATGGAGGTGATGGAGAGGCTGATCTATCTCTTTCGCAAATTCCACCAGTTGAAGATCAGCAATGAGGAGTATGCCTGCATGAAAGCAATCAACTTCCTAAACCAAG ATATCAGAGGACTTTCAAACATCTCTCAGCTAGAGCAGCTGAACAAGCGCTACTGGTATGTGTGCCAGGACTACACCGAGTATAAGTACCCGCACCAGCCCAAACGCTTTCCTGAGATCATGATGTGTCTACCAGAGATCCGCTGCATCGCAG GGAAGCTGGTCAATGTTCCTCTGGAGCAGCTCCCCCTCTTGTTCAAGGCAGTCTTGCACTCCTGCAAATCCAGTCTGACCAGCTACAGGACCGGCCCGTCACCCTGCGTGACCACCTCCTCTGGAAATTAG
- the nr6a1a gene encoding nuclear receptor subfamily 6 group A member 1-A isoform X4, protein MDDPAEQRTCLICGDRATGLHYGIISCEGCKGFFKRSICNKRVYRCSRDKNCEMSRKQRNRCQYCRLLKCLQMGMNRKAIREDGMPGGRNKSIGPVQITEEEIERIMSGQEFKEDAPEHTWGNNGDSDHSSPSNGASEGNQPSPASTLSSNRSIEMNGYTAALRDQYINTSMSTHYQLLPHLFSYAAQSGLLAPQPRSLYPQSHPLVLQLVAAEDLAPLTTPMLIEDGYKVTQVELFALLCRLADELLFRQISWIKKLPFFCELSIEDYTCLLSSTWQELILLSCLTIYSAQIFGDLANVTAKYTPSDDELQGFSEDGMEVMERLIYLFRKFHQLKISNEEYACMKAINFLNQDIRGLSNISQLEQLNKRYWYVCQDYTEYKYPHQPKRFPEIMMCLPEIRCIAGKLVNVPLEQLPLLFKAVLHSCKSSLTSYRTGPSPCVTTSSGN, encoded by the exons ATGATCCAGCTGAGCAACGGACTTGCCTTATCTGCGGAGATCGAGCCACAGGCCTACACTATGGCATCATTTCCTGTGAAGGCTGCAAGGGTTTCTTCAAGCGCAGCATTTGCAACAAGCGCGTGTACCGATGCAGTAGGGACAAGAACTGTGAGATGTCACGCAAGCAACGCAACCGCTGCCAGTATTGCCGCCTACTCAAGTGTCTGCAAATGGGGATGAACCGCAAAG CAATCAGAGAGGATGGCATGCCAGGAGGGAGGAACAAAAGCATTGGGCCAGTTCAG ATCACGGAGGAGGAGATTGAGCGTATCATGTCAGGCCAGGAATTCAAGGAGGACGCCCCAGAGCACACATGGGGCAACAATGGCGACAGCGACCACAGCTCTCCCAGCAACGGAGCTTCTGAGGGCAACCAGCCTTCACCTGCCTCCACACTGTCTTCCAA TCGCTCCATCGAGATGAACGGCTACACAGCAGCCCTCAGAGATCAGTACATCAACACCTCCATGTCAACACACTACCAGCTTCTGCCACACCTCTTCAGTTATGCTGCCCAGTCTGGTCTGCTGGCCCCCCAGCCCCGCAGCCTTTACCCGCAGTCCCATCCATTAGTGCTGCAGCTGGTGGCGGCTGAAGACCTGGCCCCACTGACCACCCCTATGCTGATAGAAGATGG CTACAAGGTAACACAGGTGGAGCTGTTTGCCTTGCTGTGTCGCCTGGCAGATGAGCTGCTCTTCCGTCAGATCTCATGGATCAAGAAGTTGCCTTTCTTTTGCGAGCTCTCCATCGAGGACTACACCTGCCTGCTCAGCTCCACTTGGCAGGAGCTCATCCTGCTCTCCTGTCTCACAATATACAGCGCCCAGATCTTCGGGGACCTGGCCAATGTCACGGCCAAGTACACGCCATCTGACGACGAGCTGCAGGG TTTCAGTGAGGACGGCATGGAGGTGATGGAGAGGCTGATCTATCTCTTTCGCAAATTCCACCAGTTGAAGATCAGCAATGAGGAGTATGCCTGCATGAAAGCAATCAACTTCCTAAACCAAG ATATCAGAGGACTTTCAAACATCTCTCAGCTAGAGCAGCTGAACAAGCGCTACTGGTATGTGTGCCAGGACTACACCGAGTATAAGTACCCGCACCAGCCCAAACGCTTTCCTGAGATCATGATGTGTCTACCAGAGATCCGCTGCATCGCAG GGAAGCTGGTCAATGTTCCTCTGGAGCAGCTCCCCCTCTTGTTCAAGGCAGTCTTGCACTCCTGCAAATCCAGTCTGACCAGCTACAGGACCGGCCCGTCACCCTGCGTGACCACCTCCTCTGGAAATTAG
- the nr6a1a gene encoding nuclear receptor subfamily 6 group A member 1-A isoform X1, which translates to MEIDKRTNGFDYPERNNAKPVNGFYGDHSLEPENNDSMDDPAEQRTCLICGDRATGLHYGIISCEGCKGFFKRSICNKRVYRCSRDKNCEMSRKQRNRCQYCRLLKCLQMGMNRKAIREDGMPGGRNKSIGPVQITEEEIERIMSGQEFKEDAPEHTWGNNGDSDHSSPSNGASEGNQPSPASTLSSNRSIEMNGYTAALRDQYINTSMSTHYQLLPHLFSYAAQSGLLAPQPRSLYPQSHPLVLQLVAAEDLAPLTTPMLIEDGYKVTQVELFALLCRLADELLFRQISWIKKLPFFCELSIEDYTCLLSSTWQELILLSCLTIYSAQIFGDLANVTAKYTPSDDELQGFSEDGMEVMERLIYLFRKFHQLKISNEEYACMKAINFLNQDIRGLSNISQLEQLNKRYWYVCQDYTEYKYPHQPKRFPEIMMCLPEIRCIAGKLVNVPLEQLPLLFKAVLHSCKSSLTSYRTGPSPCVTTSSGN; encoded by the exons ATGATCCAGCTGAGCAACGGACTTGCCTTATCTGCGGAGATCGAGCCACAGGCCTACACTATGGCATCATTTCCTGTGAAGGCTGCAAGGGTTTCTTCAAGCGCAGCATTTGCAACAAGCGCGTGTACCGATGCAGTAGGGACAAGAACTGTGAGATGTCACGCAAGCAACGCAACCGCTGCCAGTATTGCCGCCTACTCAAGTGTCTGCAAATGGGGATGAACCGCAAAG CAATCAGAGAGGATGGCATGCCAGGAGGGAGGAACAAAAGCATTGGGCCAGTTCAG ATCACGGAGGAGGAGATTGAGCGTATCATGTCAGGCCAGGAATTCAAGGAGGACGCCCCAGAGCACACATGGGGCAACAATGGCGACAGCGACCACAGCTCTCCCAGCAACGGAGCTTCTGAGGGCAACCAGCCTTCACCTGCCTCCACACTGTCTTCCAA TCGCTCCATCGAGATGAACGGCTACACAGCAGCCCTCAGAGATCAGTACATCAACACCTCCATGTCAACACACTACCAGCTTCTGCCACACCTCTTCAGTTATGCTGCCCAGTCTGGTCTGCTGGCCCCCCAGCCCCGCAGCCTTTACCCGCAGTCCCATCCATTAGTGCTGCAGCTGGTGGCGGCTGAAGACCTGGCCCCACTGACCACCCCTATGCTGATAGAAGATGG CTACAAGGTAACACAGGTGGAGCTGTTTGCCTTGCTGTGTCGCCTGGCAGATGAGCTGCTCTTCCGTCAGATCTCATGGATCAAGAAGTTGCCTTTCTTTTGCGAGCTCTCCATCGAGGACTACACCTGCCTGCTCAGCTCCACTTGGCAGGAGCTCATCCTGCTCTCCTGTCTCACAATATACAGCGCCCAGATCTTCGGGGACCTGGCCAATGTCACGGCCAAGTACACGCCATCTGACGACGAGCTGCAGGG TTTCAGTGAGGACGGCATGGAGGTGATGGAGAGGCTGATCTATCTCTTTCGCAAATTCCACCAGTTGAAGATCAGCAATGAGGAGTATGCCTGCATGAAAGCAATCAACTTCCTAAACCAAG ATATCAGAGGACTTTCAAACATCTCTCAGCTAGAGCAGCTGAACAAGCGCTACTGGTATGTGTGCCAGGACTACACCGAGTATAAGTACCCGCACCAGCCCAAACGCTTTCCTGAGATCATGATGTGTCTACCAGAGATCCGCTGCATCGCAG GGAAGCTGGTCAATGTTCCTCTGGAGCAGCTCCCCCTCTTGTTCAAGGCAGTCTTGCACTCCTGCAAATCCAGTCTGACCAGCTACAGGACCGGCCCGTCACCCTGCGTGACCACCTCCTCTGGAAATTAG